From the Anolis sagrei isolate rAnoSag1 chromosome 12, rAnoSag1.mat, whole genome shotgun sequence genome, one window contains:
- the PAQR6 gene encoding membrane progestin receptor delta, which yields MLTIRLPQIFRIHQVPRIFWEDGIISGYRHPKSSALDCVLSSFQLNNETINIWTHFLPTWYFLWRFLGLSYSLDFSCDAYSWPFLAYMWLVCLYPFTSCCAHTFSTMSAHARHICYFLDYGALSLYSLGCAFTYGAYAMPDRWVSSTLHYYFVPVAALNSFVCTSLSCYSRFLELESPHLSKIARTAAFLYPFIFDNIPLFYRLLFCFGEDCTWNDSVPGYFYHLFFAALTGFLFASHLPERLAPGRFDFIGHSHQLFHICAVVGTHFQLEAVLRDLHSRREFLGLHAPPAVFTQTFAVLVLALLGNGLLIAAFTLLLCRSAGSTSILQSNVSETEAKEK from the exons ATGCTCACCATCCGTCTGCCTCAGATATTCCGCATCCACCAAGTGCCACGC ATATTTTGGGAAGATGGGATCATCTCCGGCTACCGTCACCCCAAAAGTTCAGCGCTGGATTGTGTTCTCAGCTCCTTCCAACTCAACAACGAAACCATCAACATCTGGACGCATTTCCTGCCGACGTG GTACTTCTTGTGGCGATTCCTGGGGTTGTCCTATAGCCTGGATTTCTCCTGCGATGCGTACAGCTGGCCCTTCCTGGCCTACATGTGGCTGGTCTGCCTCTACCCCTTCACCTCCTGCTGCGCCCACACCTTCAGCACCATGTCCGCCCACGCCAGGCACATCTGCTACTTCTTGGACTATGGGGCCCTCAGCCTCTACAGCTTGG GTTGCGCTTTCACGTATGGGGCCTATGCCATGCCCGACCGCTGGGTCAGCAGCACTTTGCACTACTATTTCGTCCCTGTGGCCGCCCTGAACTCCTTCGTCTGCACCAGTCTCTCCTGTTACTCCCG ATTCCTTGAACTCGAGTCCCCTCATCTCAGCAAGATCGCAAGGACGGCGGCTTTCCTTTACCCATTCATCTTTGACAACATACCACTTTTCTACcgg CTGCTGTTCTGTTTCGGGGAGGATTGCACTTGGAACGACTCGGTGCCCGGCTACTTCTACCACCTCTTCTTTGCGGCCCTCACCGGCTTCCTCTTTGCCTCCCATTTGCCTGAACGCCTGGCCCCTGGGCGCTTCGATTTCATTG GCCACAGCCACCAGCTCTTCCACATCTGTGCCGTGGTCGGCACCCACTTCCAGCTGGAGGCCGTCCTGCGGGACCTCCACTCGCGGCGGGAATTCCTCGGACTCCACGCGCCGCCGGCCGTCTTCACCCAGACGTTTGCCGTCCTGGTCCTGGCTCTGCTGGGCAACGGACTCCTCATCGCCGCCTTCACCCTCCTCCTCTGCCGCTCCGCCGGCTCCACGTCCATCCTCCAGAGCAACGTCTCGGAGACAGAAGCCAAGGAGAAGTGA